A region of the Alligator mississippiensis isolate rAllMis1 chromosome 5, rAllMis1, whole genome shotgun sequence genome:
AGACAGTAAATCTCCTAAAACTCTGGCAAGAGAGAAAAGTGCCAAGAGGTGGAAGAAATTTGAGGGCTCTGCTTCAGAGTCTGAGGAAGATGTTAAAGAGACACAGGAAGAAAGTTCTAGTGCTCTGCTTAAAAGAGCCATGAACATCAAAGAAAATAAAGCCATGGTAAGACCAAGGAGGCAAATACCAGTCCTCACTAAGGATATGCCTTCCCTGCAGAGCTAGTTTGAGTGACTGGCATCTGGGTGTGAGTATTCAGGTTGGCCCAGGTTATGTGTGAGCAGTCACACTACAAAGTCATATTCAAGTTACTGCGACTTCACTGATACAGCATTCACCCATGTATGTCACTAGGACTTTTGCAGCCATTGCCAGTGATGCTTTGTTGTGCAGTAATCTAAGCTGCTCTGAATTGGCCCTTCTTGGGCACATGGGAGGAATTGGGTAAAGACACTGGAGACCTGTTAGTCCTCAAATGGTATAGTATAGTATTCTAAAGCTATAGCTATACCATCTGATACACAAATGTATGCTTCTAAGAATGAGATCTCTGGAAGACAAACAGCTCCTGTTGAAGGCCTAAATGTGACTTCCATCAAAACTGCCAGTCAAGGTGATGTTTGAAGCCAGATGTACAAGATCCAGGACCTATATTTTGGTCTCCCTTATGATACAACAGAAAGTCTTCACTGTGCCAGTGATATCACATTGGCCCTGATGTGTGGTGTTAGTAGTTTGGGAAGACCAAGGAGGCAAATGTGCACTGCATGGCTTTGGAAAGGAATGAAAAGCCTGATGAGCATAAGCCAGTTTCTCCCTGTTTTGGATCTCCTGAAGGTGTAAAACCACAATGGAGCTCATGGTTGGTGCTGCATTGATGGAAGCTGATGAGCGTCCTCATTCAAAAGCGATAAAGAATGACTAAAAGAACATTTCTATGCTTTCAAGTATCAGAACACACACAGGTGTCACTAGGTCTGTGTTgtcaaaataaattataatatacTAGCAATGTTGTGTTAGAAAGGTATGTGCCAAGATAGCCCACAAGAAACCTCTTACCTCGTATAATCCTTTGAGGCATTTAGGTCTCCTCTTGTTGTCAGGGATTAACTCCCCCCATGTTAACTGCAAATTTCAGTCATTATTGGTCACGGATACTATAACCTCTATATAACACACTTCTGTGTTGCCACATTTGACAGCATTGGATGTGATTTTAACTGCACGACTTCAGTAAAAATCAGTGGGAGTCATAGAGCTAAAACCCTATGAGGAGCTTTTGACTATTTAGGGGTAAATTGAGTGTTTAGAGAGAGGGTACTGATGCTGGGCTTTAATCTATTTAGAAATAACTCAGAGAGTGTGTGTGAAAACAGCGTGGTAAGACCTGACTGTGTTTAAATTTCTGCAAGTTTGTAATGAGATGTCAGTAAGATGTCTTTGTTAATTTCAGCTTGCCCAGTTATTAGCAGAACTGAATTCCATACCTGAATTGTTTCCAGTGAAAACACCCGCTTCAACTCCTTCGGTAAGTCTCAGCATATGGTTATACATAATAAAAATAGTTGCTAAACTTATTGAAGTTGTGTTTTCTGATGAATGTTTTATCTGTTTTTTGGTAATTTTATTTGTATTGACCTACTAGTATATGTGAAAAGACAAAGGGTAGGCTACCAAGAAATACATGTAAAGAAACAGCACAAATATATACGttacgtttaaaaaaaaacacgCCTAGAGTTCAGCACTTTGGCCTGGAAAGgcacaaatgaacaaacaaatatGTATCTAAGAATGAGATGTCTGGAAGACGAACAGCTTCTTGAGCTGGAAAACTAAAGCATCTTTCCTGTTTGTTTGGATCCTGTtaggtttttttcttcagttgtCTGTTCTGATAAAGGCCATGTGTTTATCAGAGATGGGAAGGCAACATTCAGCCAGTCCCACGTAATAGCACAATGATTTTATGCCCTTAGTGTCAAGTGATGATACTTTCTGGCTACCAGCAGAGAATTTCTAATTCTCTGAGATACCTGTGGGTAATTTGCACATATTCAAAATGAGCATATTCATGGGAAGGACTGTGTACCCATTTCCATGGCTTTGGGAAGCCCTTGTAAAAATGTTCTTGTGATAATTGCATCATTTAAGACTGAGGctgaattgtaaaaaaaaaaatatatatatatgaaaagttGTTTAGTTTGCACTTCAAGCATTTATTCAAATGTATTAAATTAACTTCAATAAGTTTCTTGAGTCTAGTCTATTATATGTATTTAGTATTTTTATCTGGAACAAAACCTTTCGGGTATGCCTGCTGTTATGCTGTTGTCTCCCCATTTTCTTGCATGTGTCcactcatttttcatttttttaaaatactgattATAGATTATAACAAATTCCACCATTTTGAGCGATCCCCTACCAAATCATGGTATCATATTTCTCAGATGGTCTCCTGTGGATGATTTCATGGTAGCTGAACACATGCAAATCTTTTGTGTGTGTATTAGATGCGTTGGCATGGAGATGGTAACTTGTATCTTCTGGGAATGCAGAAATGTGACCAGTTCATCTGTTAGTGCTGTTTACTGAACAGTATCTACCAGTATGTCAATATATTCTTTTAGCTTTGAAGCATGGGTTACTCCTTGAATGAGCTGTGCTGGATGTGGAAAGACCAAAGTGAGTAAGGGTCTTGAAATGTTGGAGAACAGTGGGCCACTACTTCTGCTCTACCGTATACTCCATGAAACCCCATAAATGACAATGTGGTTTCCTGGGATATAATTCATAAAGAATTTCAGTTTTCAGTGGGATGTAGAATCTGGGTCCTTCTTAAAGAAACAGGAAAGTATGGTTTGTAGTGGAAGCTATGAAGTGTGTTTAAAGGAAGCTGCAAGATTAGTTCTAATGCATGTCTGAAAGGACAAAAAATGAATGGTGGAAGAAGTCCACCCAATAAGAATTAGACAAGGGTCATAGACCGTATGGATCTGCCATATTTTTCCACCCCTAGGCATAAACTGAATTGCATAtcacacacaccttttccccagAAATCAGCCCTTCAAAATTGGTATGTGTGTCTTAAGCagaaaagctgatttttctttgctggaatagaagcatggaggagTTGGGTTGCAAGATAGCTGCCAGCTTCTCTAGGGCAGCAGACAAGAGGAATGAAGTCCAGTGGTAACCTTTTCACAGCCACTCTCAAATTGGCAACAGTTTGCAACTGAAATGCCAAACGAGCAGCCAAAAGCTGTTGCCAATTTGAGagtggctgtgaaagggttaacagtGGAATCCATCCCTCTTGGTCTTGCTTGCTGTCCCAGGAAGAagctttcagccattttgcaacaCTACCTATCCATAAAAGACAGCTCTAGACTGTGATGCAAGAAACATATTTTTCCTACATTCTGCCATCTTAAAAGAAAGTACACATTTTATTTGGGGGTGTATGGCATGCAAGACACTATGGTAAACAAAATGAGCAAAAGTTTCTAAtggaaacattttcttttgtctagaaacagaagaaaacccccaggAGGACATTTTCTGAAGGCCAGATACAGCGTCGTACAAATCCAACCAGAAATGCTCGTCCTCCAGATAAATTTGCCTTGGAAAACTTTACAGTATCTGCTGCTAGATTTGCAGAACACTTCCGTAGTTATAGACAGCAAAACCTCCTAAAGAGGAGACTGAGTGGGGTATTTGCCAGATTTTCTTTATTTCCTAACCCTTCGTTATTTGAGTCTGTGCTTAAATAACTTGGTGCAACAGTGATTTAGGAACAGTTAGCTGGAAATTAGAAATGACAGCCCGGATAATTTATACATTATCCATTCTATCTTGCCCTGTGGGGGGGATGGCTGGTGCAGGGCAGTTCTGTGCCACCGATTTTTCCCCCGTGACAAATCAGACCTATTTGGAGGCCAGTTCTAGCCcgcaggctgtaggttgctgataCCTGCGCGAAGTAGAGGGACAAGTGGGTGAGAGGTTGCAAGGAGATGGGCAGGTAGGggttctgggagcagctgcagaagaGGTGAGCACCTTTGTTTCTGGTGACTGGAAGGAGGGCAGAAGAATACTAGAATGATGATGGTAATGGAGGGAAAATAGAGGCAGATGTTGACCTGCAAATCAAGGGCGTCAAACTTATCCGGCTCCGTGGGTCAGATAAGGGACATGAGGCcagcctgtgggttggatccagcagGCAGGGCTGATCCAGTGGGCACTGCATCCAGTGCATGAACTGGACCAAACCTGAGTGCTGCTTGCAGTGTGCTGGGTACTGCTTGCAGCTTGCACTGGCAACAGCTGTGCatgtggtgggtggagtgggtccagggagcatgctgcatgtggtgcctgtgCCAGATTGAGtttgcatgctggatctggcacatggggtATGTGGGCCTGACCCAGACCAATctcagatccagcatgcagggtctGCCTAGTGTGAGCACCTCATGCCACGTGCAGTATGAGTCACAGTCTGGCTCTACATGCTGTGCATGACAGCCCCAGTGCCATACAGCACGCAGTATATGGGGCTGGTCCAGGGAGTATTctgcatgtggtgcctgcacTAGACTGGCCCTGCAAACTgtatctggcatgtggggctggccTCTGGGATCAATCCAGCCCAACCTCAGATTCAACATGTAAGGTTGGTCTGGCACAACCATCACATGCAGCGTACGTCCTGGACTAGCTCGTGCTATGTGCAGTGCATATGCCAGCCCCCAAATCAtgtgcagcctgtggggctggggccagttcgtgctgcatgcagcatgtggagtGGTCTGAGACCACAAGTagtgctgtgggccagatgattGGCCTTaaattggatccagcccatgggataTAGCTTTGATGGCTTTGCTTTAAATGAAGAACCTGAgtggagaaggcagggaagagattTCAGGAAGTAGTTGTTTTGCGAATAAGCAACAGGAGGTAAGGATTGAATCctgttaaatcccacctcagtacCAATCCCTGATAGGACATCTACCCAAAAGAATCTAAGTTATCACTGGCGTGGCATATCATGTGAATACTGATGAGTTGATTCCTCCCAGttatgtggttttggagccaacTGAGCCTATTTTGGTTCATTCACCTTTTATCCTCCCTACTCTTTTTTTTGCTTGTCATAGTCACTTATGTCCTGTCTTATACTAAATTCTAAGCTCTGAGGTGAGGATTCTCATGTAATATTTTTATGATGTCTAAGCACAGTTAGGCACCAGTCCTTGGTTGACTTTTGAGGTGCCACTACATTATAGTCACAGTAGCAGCAATGGTGGAGAGAGTAGTACTGCTAGATGAGGAATATGACCGACCTGAATGAGGAAAGAATGTATTTTCACAGGGGAAATCAATGTAGAGATGGTGCTCTTCATGTGGTCAGtgaagcaggagaggaagaaCAGGATTTGGGGGTGAATTGGGGTTGAAATCTCATGAAGGATGTTTTTCAGTTGAGCAGGGCAAAAGAATCAACAGTGGAAGAGAATAGATTtgggctgcggggggagggggaaagggaggattAAACAACAGTGAAGGGGGAGGGCATCCTGAATGTAGCAGAGCAGCCATGGTCACATTGATATGAGGTCATGGcttaaaaaaagggggggcaAAAGTGGAAGTAGAGATGATTGCAGAGGGAACTCAGCTatggagaaactggagagggAAGAGCTCTAAAtcaaatgggggagggggaattttAGGTGGCAGAATTGATCCACGTGTGAAGGACCTACAAGGGGATGTGAGTGTAGAGGCTAAGAAACCTGGTGGACAAAGGGCATCAGTGTGAAAGAGGAAGGAAGCAAGGAGGTTgccaggagagagaaaagaagaatcTGGTGTCAAAGTTAAAAAGGAGGATGTGAGGAGATGTGAAGATTTAGAGGGGTGGAAAGGGTATTACTAAAGCTTGGTTTCTGCTGCACAATTTTGTTGGCAGTGAATGTGAAATAATAATGTTCCTTAACCAGTCTGGCTGTGCTGACAAAATCCCTCATCTGGACGCAGCTGTCAACTTGTGCTGCTCCAGGTATTATAGCTAAAGCAGCTGAAAAATGTTGCATCTCCACTAGGGGGCTCTGCTTACCTAGCTGCACTTGGATAGCTGTAGGGGCAGAGGAGCCAGAATGCAGATAGTCAtttcctctcccttcttccctcttcAGAGAGGCAGAGCAGAATTTCACCAGGAACACAAATAAAAGTAATGAAAAGATAACCTGGATGAGAAGGAATATTTCTTAGGGATGATTtaaggaggggaagaggagagacTGTGTTTAGCTGTGGAGATTTCAGTGGATCcttggggaaagagggaagaggaagcaggTAGGCAGTAGGTTTGACGTGTGTGAAAAACTGAgcagaggagaagaggaaaaATTGAGAACAGAAGAAGAGTCCTGGCTGGAAGCAGATGTCCTTCAAGGCATGAGGAAGAGTAGAATGTGGAGGCAGATGGAGTGGTTGGGTGGAAGGGATGCTGAATATTTCTACAATCAGGCCCTTCTGGATTGCCTGTCTAATCCCTAGAATTAAAAACACTTCTGTTACAGGACAAAAAGTAGTGAGATGGTTTGTTTTATAGGGTGGTTGTGGAGCGCATAAAAGAAGGAGGTCGTCTAAATATTCCTCTTACCGTCCTGTCGAAGATATTACTGAAGAGGACTTGGAGAATATCGCAATTACAGTTAAAGATAAAATCTATGATAAAGTCCTGGTACGTGCCTACTTTTACTTTTaacttcttaaagtgtggtgaggtaaatatttttattttacaaagtgaGTTTAGGACTCATTTAAGGTAAATGAAATCAAGAGTTCAGGAGACTGAAGTCCTGTATTTTATCTACTTCATGGATACAGTGTGAAAGTTGCTTCACCCTGCAGTGACACTGTGCTTCGTCCTCAGGTTAGAGAAATCCCCTCTGAAGAGAAAAGGTCAAGCAGTCTCCCATTGcttgttttctgcaagcagaggTGCAGTTGTGATAGGGGCGTTTTGCTGCTTAGACCACCGAATCAtttttttactgcagagctgttaCATGGTAATTGACATTGCCATGAATGATCTGGGCTCATTGAGACCTAGTAAGTAGAAACAAAAGATTCCAGATCCCATTAGCCTTCCATTCCAACTTAATAGCACTTCATGGTAATTTATGTTACTTGAGAGGAGTACTGAAACCTGGAGTAGAGAGGGTCATTCAAAGGGAAATTGGGATTGCACTCAATGGCCTAGGAGGCCCCTTCTacttctatgtttctatgaaattTAATGAATGCCTACAGTTCACCTTTCCAGAATGCAGACTACTTTATAAGTGTCTGTGCTAGGGTTAGCTCAAAAAAATGTTTGGTTAATTGACCGGTTAAATAATaccaaatattttcaaataatggCCAAATATTTTAAGCATTATTTTAGTAGAAAAGCAGACAGAGACTTTAATTTTCCATAGGTTAGATACTTATGCTCTTTAAAAAACCCCTGCAAATTAGTTAACTTATTGTGAAAAAATAACATTACATTTTAAAGAATTTTCATGAATATAATTATTAATGTTAGGTGAGTGTAGATGTGAATGATATTCAAGATTAAACGGTTCTTTTTCTTGGCTTTTATCCCCAAGCCCCGGTGTCAGCTCCAACAGTTACGactaaatatataaatacattaaaaagaaatagcACACATAGCAACTATAAAAGACAAAAGTTAGTTTTTAAAATGGAGTTGTGCTAAGTAGGCAGCAGATCAATGCTTCAAGCgttttgctgtttgcttttggagATGCCTACAGTCACAGCAGATGGCCAGTAGGAGAAGCTTTTCTATGATCGTTTTGTTTCTTTGAGTAGCTCTTGAAGCCCCACATAGCTTaatggggagaaggaaaaggaggctGGAAGAAAGACTAGAAGAGCAGGGGGttgcggggtgtgtgtgtgtacacttgcAGGACTGAGGTGCAAGGAGCTGTCTGTCCTGCCCTCTCTCTTATAAAGAATAACTTATATGCTATGAAGACCTGAACTGGAATTCCTTTGTAAATGCATCTGAAGGTTTCTAGGCTTTGCCAAGGATGTGGGATTGGGGTATACTACACAAGATTCCAAAGCAGTTCTAGGCAGAGTTCATGCCTGTCTCTTTTGCAGGATACCTAGCATTCAGCAAGGCACTGTATAAATAATCATGCTAGTGGAAGCTATGTTTTTACTAATGTTCTTTTATTGATCTAGTCACCTTTGGTTCCAGGTCTGGAGAAAATTCAAGTGCCACTATCAGCTAACAGAAATTTATTATGAAATTCCAGCAGCTGGCATCAGGAAGTTCAGCATGTCATGATGAATGCACAGAATTTGTATAcatctctttccccctcctctctaACTTCAGGGTAGTACATGTCACCAGTGTCGACAGAAGACAATTGATACGAAGACAATCTGTCGTAATCAAGGTTGTGGCGGTGTAAGGGGACAGTTCTGTGGACCATGTCTTCGAAATCGGTATGGTGAAGATGTGAAATCGGCACTTCTGAATCCAGTAGGTATTTGGTTCTTTGGTTTAAAACAGTATAGTGTAATGATTAAGGTTTGCTGTGCATTCATCTCTGATTCCTATGATAATATGAAATTCATGCTTTCTGCCACATAAAAGCCTGAGTGATGTGGTTATGATTGATTAATGCTGACCTTGTTGGAGTAGGGACGTGAGTACAAGAGCTTGGGTCTAGGTTGGAGCCCTTTAATCTGTTCTTAGGCCCACTGGATAGTGGGAGGACTACTCTAGAGCTTAGAATAAAGGAAATCAGGCTCTCCCAAGATTAATGAAATAGActcattctttctttctcattcttttcattttttttgtggtCTTTTTGTCTCCCTCATAAATGTTTTGTGGTCCACAAGGAAGGCTCCTTGTTTTATATACTAAACTTAAacatagaaaaggaaaaaaaatcacaagaactTATGTAGTatacctttttcctttttctttacctTCCATAAATGATCTGAGCCCCTATCCTGTCCTCAGCACCTACTAGGTGTCTAAGTGGTACTTAGCTATCTAAGTGTGATTGTATTCCATCTTGCTTGAAGAATCATTGATGCATAAGGGGCAGATTGtcttccttgttttttttgtAACTAAGTCTTTAAGTCTCAGGCACATTAcaaaagtaaaaatgttttaGGGATTCAAGAGGGTAGAATGTGCCTGGTAGGTAGAAAAAGATCTAGCCCTTAGGCGTGTTAATATGGCTTCACTTCCTGTTGCTGATTGTATATAAGCCTTGCCTACTTCTTCCATTGCCATCTCCATCATCTTCAGACTAGAGGCAAGCAGTTAGGCAGATTTGATGGCTCAGAGCTGCTCCGAGTGCATGTTCCCAGGGTGTGCTTGCCTTAGAGCACATGGATGAGAGGTGGGCACACACAGCCACTTCCAAGCTAGCTGTTGTGCTATTTGTCACTGTCTGGTGTGtgagagtgggcagggcttaTTTTGTTGGTAGCAGAAAACCCAGGGTCAGGAAAGAAGCTGTATATACAAGGCCTTAGAGTTGTAACCTCTCCCTCTTGggggatcattgggtccagccagcCCCCTGACTGACTCATAATACACCTACATCTAACCTTGAGCTTCCTCTCTGAGCTTGCCTCTTTGGAACCTTCTCTCATGAAGAAGCACACCTTTCTTCCTATTTGGAGCTAATTGATTCTACCTCCTAGCATGACAGAGCAGTAATTACTGTACAGTATGAAGCAGGTTTTCAGACCCTGCATCTGCTATCACGAGCTGTACATCTTTTACAGACATTGTGTTCCCTGTGCTCCCTTGTCCCTGCAGAAATGCCCAAGGTATCTCCACCTTTGTTTACTCCTGTGTAACCCAATTTCTATTGTCACATGTTGCTGCCACCAGATAATTTCTCTTCCTCTGAACCCTGCTTAACTATGCttagttttaaatgtttctttttattggTTTAGATCTAACTGCATGTTTCACATGGCTTTTACAACAGATTACACAGCCTCTAAGTTAGTGTACACACCCATCCCTTCCTGGTACTTGTGTTTTAGCAGTAAGTTTAAAGAATAAAATGCAAATCTTAGACCTTCTGTCCTAGTTCTCTGGCTTGGACACTCCATTTCTTTACGTTTGAGTTGGAGTTCCTTGGCCCAGCCTTATATCTTGAGACAAGCAACCTTAACGCAGAATCTTAATGCTATAAGGTTCTTAGTCACCCAGGTGTATACAGTCCTGGAACAGAAGGGTCCGCTTTCCTGTCGTACCCCTTTTTTGTCAGAGACATGAATACTGCTAGAATTTAAGCTGATTTTGAGGAAGTTATCCTTAGCATTTCATGTTTTGCAAGACAAAGAATCAACTAGACAGAAGAGTGTGTTTCTGCAGATCTTCTGAGCACCTTGAAGACTGGTTAGTTGGCATTAGTCAtcagtatttcatagattcatatacattatggctggaagggaccttgtaagatctttgggtccaaccccctgcccaaagggcaggaagtcagctagggtcagaaggatcccagcaagataaatgtccaaatgtttcttgaaagagtccagagcaggtgtttgccaccacctctggggagagtttgtgccaggccttggggacttggacagtaaaggaagtttttccttatgtctagcctaaaaaggtcttgcaggagtttgtgataactggaccttgtcatcccttggggtgctctggtgaacaagtgttcccccagatcctggtgcacaccccttatgtacttataggctgccaccaagtcacccctgagcctgcacttctccaggctgaagagtcgcatagctcacagcctctcttcataaggcctgttctcatgccctctgatcatgcacgtggctctcctctggactctttcaagcttctccacatccttcctaaattgtggagcccagaattggatgcagtactccagttgcggcctcaccaaggccgagtacagtggaaggatgacatcctgggtcttgctcgagatgcattggtagaaTGTTGCTGAAATAAAATATAGTCCCATAAAATGCATTGCTGGACATATGGTACTGCTTTCTGTTTAAAGGCAGTAGGAGGAAGACTTATAGGTTTGGTCCTGAGTTTCCTCTAATAActatgcctttttcttttcttctctaatTCAGGATTGGATTTGTCCTCCTTGTCGCGGTGTGTGTAATTGCAGTTACTGCCGCAAGCGTGATGGCCGCTGTGCCACAGGAATGCTTATCCACTTAGCAAAATTTTATGGCTATGACAATGTTAAAGAATATCTTGAAAGGTAAGAGGAATGTTGTGGTTGCTGTAGAGCTGAGCTACAATTCAGTGTGCTGCATGAGCTTTAATTAGGGTATCTCAGAACATCCTCTCTGTCATTTCAGCTAGTGGACTTCATTCACTTCTCATATTGAATCAACTCAATCAGAAGTCAAAGTAAATAGTTAACTTAAGTATCTCATTTTAAGATAATAGTATAGAGACGGCATAGGTAGTTTTTACCTTAGTGTAGCTGGGGAAGGTCACTAGTCATTACTGTGTGCAGCTTAAACCAAATTCAAAATCAGTCACAGGAATTTAAAACTAACTAAACCTTAAAAGCAGTGATTTTTCAGAATGTGGAAGATATAGACCTATAGAGATTGATGGAAACATTTTTGAAGTGAGTCACATTCACTGGGCAAACAAATAATACAACTTAAAAAcagccactgttttatattgaaaaaAAGTAGCTTGTTGttagatgtttgcttttgttAAATGGGCTCTGAAAACAGTTGTTAGTGACCATTTGAAAGAGAAGCTTCTGGTT
Encoded here:
- the CDCA7L gene encoding cell division cycle-associated 7-like protein — encoded protein: MAAPTHDQIPKEVADIFNAPSDDEDFLGFGHDDPRQITSSEDGCNSFDSLGSGKKNGRIPSKYLTEELRKIFTEDTDSETEVFEGFLPSELDAANKKAMMPVESDLSDEENDNLSLPGSEEEEEEEKVSPKRRSFGLRVAFQFPTRKSSEKTMPKPTFSKLHLKDSKSPKTLAREKSAKRWKKFEGSASESEEDVKETQEESSSALLKRAMNIKENKAMLAQLLAELNSIPELFPVKTPASTPSKQKKTPRRTFSEGQIQRRTNPTRNARPPDKFALENFTVSAARFAEHFRSYRQQNLLKRRLSGGGCGAHKRRRSSKYSSYRPVEDITEEDLENIAITVKDKIYDKVLGSTCHQCRQKTIDTKTICRNQGCGGVRGQFCGPCLRNRYGEDVKSALLNPDWICPPCRGVCNCSYCRKRDGRCATGMLIHLAKFYGYDNVKEYLESLQKQLAEDE